One window of Terriglobales bacterium genomic DNA carries:
- a CDS encoding transposase produces SQCLPDAFGRPKEASQSLRCQENVLVPLMNGLLFLRSPLEESSGNRRRLGHITKQGSSMLRFLLVEAAQVTVRSIPEWRSKYCHLMLRRGRKIAKVAMARRLAIRLYWMWRKQWNYEQVKKFGSHAGQLGNRDGVYVEHRAID; encoded by the coding sequence TGAGCCAGTGTTTACCGGATGCTTTTGGCCGACCGAAGGAAGCCTCCCAGAGCTTGCGATGTCAGGAAAATGTATTAGTTCCGCTCATGAATGGATTGTTATTTTTGCGCAGTCCCTTAGAGGAGTCGAGTGGGAATCGGCGACGCCTGGGCCATATCACCAAGCAGGGTAGCTCGATGTTGCGCTTCTTGCTGGTGGAAGCGGCCCAAGTCACGGTCCGTAGCATCCCAGAATGGCGCAGCAAGTATTGCCACCTGATGCTACGGCGAGGGCGGAAGATCGCCAAGGTAGCTATGGCGCGCAGATTAGCCATTCGTTTGTACTGGATGTGGCGCAAGCAATGGAATTACGAGCAGGTGAAGAAGTTCGGTTCGCACGCGGGACAGCTCGGAAATCGCGATGGTGTGTACGTAGAACACCGAGCAATTGATTGA